A genomic window from Sebastes fasciatus isolate fSebFas1 chromosome 7, fSebFas1.pri, whole genome shotgun sequence includes:
- the ift20 gene encoding intraflagellar transport protein 20 homolog, producing MAKDPLAEAGFYFDELNKLRVLEPDVSQKTSELKEECKEFVDKIGQFQKIVGGLIELVDELAKEAETEKMKAIGARNLLKSVAKQREAQQQQLQALIAEKKMQLERYRIEYEALSKVESEQNEFIDQFILQK from the exons ATGGCTAAAGACCCATTAGCTGAGgcgggcttttattttgatgaaCTCAACAAGCTGCGGGTACTGGAGCCCGATGTCAGCCAGAAAACCTCAGAGCTCAAGGAAGAGTGTAAAGAATTTGTGGACA AAATTGGCCAGTTTCAGAAGATAGTGGGGGGTCTGATTGAGCTGGTGGATGAACTGGCTAAAGAAGCGGAGACAGAAAAGATGAAG GCCATCGGGGCCAGGAACCTGCTGAAGTCTGTGGCGAAGCAGAGAGAGgctcaacagcagcagcttcaggcTCTCATAGCAGAGAAGAAGATGCAACTTGAGAG ATATCGTATCGAGTATGAAGCCTTGTCCAAAGTAGAGTCAGAGCAGAACGAGTTTATCGACCAGTTTATTCTTCAGAAGTGA
- the tnfaip1 gene encoding BTB/POZ domain-containing adapter for CUL3-mediated RhoA degradation protein 2 yields MSGDSCLPQHHTHSSLSTSSAPPLACPKTKTCSYRGAGGLGNKYVRINVGGTLFYTTLQVLTRQNSMLKAMFSGKKEVFTDKEGWILIDRSGKHFGSILCYLRDGTVAVPKGRQAVEELLAEAKYYLVQGLVELCDNTLQGNKEQPLCVIPVITSSKEEERLIQSSTKPVVKLVYNRSNNKYSYTGNSDDNLLKNIELFDRLSLSFNGRVLFIKDVIGDEICCWSFYGQGRKLAEVCCTSIVYATEKKQTKVEFPEARIYEETLNTLLYETMPPPDNTLLEATRRRYTNCGSHSEEEEGPGGAERVRRIHVKRYSTYDDRPLGH; encoded by the exons ATGTCCGGGGACAGCTGCCTGCCTCAGCATCACAcgcactcctccctctccacctcctcagcCCCTCCTCTGGCCTGTCCCAAGACCAAGACCTGCAGTTATCGAGGGGCGGGGGGCCTGGGCAACAAGTATGTCCGGATCAACGTCGGTGGGACCCTGTTTTACACCACACTGCAGGTGCTGACGAGGCAGAACTCCATGCTGAAAGCCATGTTCAGTGGAAAGAAGGAAGTGTTCACTGATAAAGAAG GTTGGATCCTGATCGACCGTAGTGGGAAACACTTTGGCAGCATCCTGTGCTACCTACGTGACGGCACAGTCGCCGTACCCAAAGGTCGTCAGGCTGTCGAGGAGCTGCTAGCTGAGGCAAAGTATTACCTCGTCCAGGGCCTGGTGGAGCTTTGTGATAACACCCTGCAG GGCAATAAGGAGCAACCGTTGTGTGTTATACCTGTGATCACCTCCAGTAAGGAAGAGGAGAGGCTCATCCAGTCCTCTACCAAG CCTGTGGTGAAGCTGGTGTACAACAGAAGCAATAACAAGTACTCCTACACCGG TAACTCGGACGACAACCTGTTGAAGAACATCGAGCTGTTTGACAGGCTGTCTCTCAGCTTCAACGGCCGCGTCCTCTTTATCAAAGACGTGATCGGAGACGAGATCTGCTGCTGGTCCTTTTACGGTCAGGGTCGCAAGCTGGCCGAGGTCTGCTGCACCTCCATCGTCTACGCCACAGAGAAGAAGCAGACCAAG GTGGAGTTTCCTGAGGCTCGCATCTATGAGGAGACTCTGAACACCTTGCTTTACGAGACAATGCCGCCGCCTGACAACACCTTGCTGGAGGCCACGCGTCGGAGGTACACCAACTGCGGATCTCacagcgaggaagaggaggggccCGGAGGAGCTGAGCGCGTCCGTCGAATCCACGTCAAGAGGTACAGCACGTACGATGACCGGCCACTGGGACACTGA